From Acinonyx jubatus isolate Ajub_Pintada_27869175 chromosome E2, VMU_Ajub_asm_v1.0, whole genome shotgun sequence:
AACTGCAAATTCTGTGTGTCAGGGAAGCCCTTCACCttcagggaggctgggaaggactTCCTGGATGACTCAGGATTTTATCAACAGGCCACACACACCAGGGAGAAGTCAGATAGTGGAATCAAGTGTGAGGATGCCTCTACAAAGGAAAATACTCATTACAACAGGGAAGACCACAAAAACTTTAAGCTGCAAATGCACATTTGTTTAGTGCCAGACAGCCGCCCTGGAGAAAGATGTTGTATTTGCAATGAATGCGTGAAATCCTTTAGCCAAGTCTCCTACCTCATTAGACATCAGAGAGGTCACACTGGAGAAAGGTCTTATGAGTGTAGTGAATGTGGGAGATCTTTTAGCCAAAACTCTAATCTCAttcaacatcagagaattcacactgaAGTAAGACATTATGAGTGCTATGAATGCAGGAAATCTTTTCATCAAAGCTCTGCACTCCTTCAACATAGAAGAGTTCATACTGCCAAAAGGCCTTATGAatgtagtgaatgtgggaaatcctttAGATATATGTCCAGCCTCATTACACAtcagagagttcacactggagaaaggccttatgagTGCAGTGAAAGTGGGAAATCCTTTAAGAAAAGCTCTGCACTCCTTCAACATTAGAGAGTTCACAGTGGAGAGAGGCCTTACGAATGCAGCAAATGTGGGAAATCATTTTGCTAAAACACTGTGCTCCATCAACACCAGAGGGTTCACACTACAGAAAAACCTTATTGGTGCAATGAATATGAGAAATCATTTAGACATATATCCAGCCTCATTACACATCAGAAAATTGATTGGAGAAAGGCCCTATGAGTGCAATGAGTGTGGGAAATCTTTTGAGAAAAGCTCTTTTTCCTTTACCATCTGAGAGTTCACACTGGGAAAAGGCCTTATGAATGCAGCAAATGTGGGAAatcatttcatcaaaattttgTGCTCCTTCAACATCAGAGGattcacactggagaaaagccTTATCAGTGCAGTGAATGTGAGAAATCCTTTAGTCAAAGCTCTACCATCACCACACATCAGAAAATTCACACTGGAAAATAACCTTATAGTTTGAGGAATGTGTGCAATTCTATACCTACAGTTTCAAGCTCCTAAAATACCAAAATGCATACACTGGAGAAAGACTTTATGAGTGCATTGTATGTGGGAAATCCCCTACTAAAAACACcagcctcggggcacctgggtggctcagttggttaagcatctgactttggctcctcatgatctcccagtttgtgggtttgagccctgcattgggctctgtgctgacagctcagagcctggagctgctttggattctgtgtctccctcgctctctgcccctcccccacttgggctctgtctctctctctttcaaaaataaacattaaaaataaataaataaaatacataaaaaataaaaattccagccTCATGAAACATAGGGGAGTTCACACCACATCAAGGTCTTACAAATGCAATGAATGTAAGAAAGCCAGAAGCCCAAGTCCTTTACTCTCTGCATACCACAAATTTCACATGGGTGAAAACACCTTTAATGTGCAAGCAAGTACAATTTTTTGTTCCATATATCAAAACTTGGGGGCGATCCCTAATGACGGTGCTGCCTGAATTGAACCTCATCCAAACACAAAAATCCCAGGTATGTTGGAGCTGCATTGCACTTTTTAACCTGCCCATGGCCTTTCCAGATTTATGCCACTGGTGGTTTCTGCGGAAAAAGCCATTTCACCTCTACTACCTGGCAGGTGCCTATAGTATGCATCTTTCACCCAATCCAGTGTGTTCAGGGAAGGAAACCTTGGTGTTTCCATTCCCAGCAGAGATTACTGAAAAGTCTCAGCactcactctttttttctctctttgataaGCTGTGCCTTGTACCTGACCCATTTTGGCCCAGTGGACTCTGTTCTTAACTTGACAACATAGACTGACTGCCTTTTCTGGGGGTATTATTGGTTTCATGTGACTTCTGTGATGGAGGTTCCCAGCCATCAAGTCACCGATGCAGGAGTAACTTGCCTCCCAATGCTCTGGTTTGTATGATAATAGAAACTTTATTGGTTAAGCTACCTTTAATCTTGGAGTTCTGTTCACTCTATGGGATGATTTGAAAAACAGCTGGGTTTTACAAACACAAAGAATAGCCTGTTGTTGGGATCCCAAGCTTCGTGTGCCTCAGAGGTGACAGTATGATGGCAGAGAGTTGTTCTCCAGGTTTGCCCTTGTTTGCATTGCTGCCCAAGGCCTCCAATGAAAACCTTCAAGATCTCTGGGCCTAGTTTGTAGACTGAATGCCATAATATTTTCTGGGTTCAGAGGTACGTGAGGAGGGGGCAGTTCTCACGACTCCTGTGGTGCTTCTGAGAGCACCATGAAATTATTCACGCGGAATGTTGCCTTGGGCTCAGCACTGGTGAGGAAAACCTCCCAGGTCCTGCAGTGGACTCATGGGCCAAATTTTGATGTTCAAAATTCTGTAGGGTAGCATCATTGTAAGACTAGAAGGGTAACTATAATTGTCACAGAAACACTAGATTAAGgacgcctagctggctcagtcacaagagtgtgtgactcttgatctccaggttgttgagtttcagccccacgatgggtgtggagattactaaaacaaaagaaaaaacataaaagaaacttaaaacacacacacacacacattaatagtAAGAGGAGGATACTAACAAAGTGCTTAGAATGTGCCTTTTTTTAAAGGGGTTTCCACAATGTTCCAATCACTATAGCTGTGAAGTATTGGTAGATACAGAACTTCTCTGACCTGAACTATGAATCTTTTATAGCATAAGGCACAGTGGGATAAAATAATCTAAAAGTTTTGTGGATTCTTGTAGTCTCTCTGGGATGTCCTCCAAGCCATTTCCGTGCAGAGAAAAATATGAGTACAGAGAGAAGGGGTAGCTCTTCTTCAAGTTATGGGAACCTTAGGACCCAGCCAGGATTCCTACTGAATCTGTTGCTAAGTCTTCATTATTCACTTAATTTTTGGCCACTGAGGCAAGAAGCCCTTCCCAGGGCATGAGGAGAGAGATGATGAAGTCAATGTAAGGGATTCTTAAAATAGGACATTCAAATTTCTTtcgaattatatttttaaaatgttaatgagacataaatgataaaatatattttcaaaatgcaatttgataaattttgacatttatatataaataaatgaaaccatcATGTTTGTAATTAACCTATCCCTCACCCCCACACTTATCTTTAATGATGTCACTGTGCTCTGTAGTCACATATTGATTTACCTTTCATTACAATATATTCATCTGCATTGTCTGGAACTTTATGATTAAAGTCATTAAGTGTTTGTTCTGTGGATTTGCCACTATtagtttatgcattcatctgtatGAATACGAGTTGTCTTCAGTTTTTGACTGTTGCAGGTAAAACTACAGAGGTTTGAATACAAATTTTCATATGGataggtttcatttttcttttgttaatactTTGGAGTACATGTCTGAGTTACAGGGTTAGTGGATATATAACTTTTTAACGAACTCCATACTGTGATCTAAAATAGTTGTTTCCTTTTGTATTCCTAACAGGAGTGTTTGGAACTTCTAATTCTTCCATATCCTTGGCAGTAGTGGGTATGgttaatctttttaaaacctttaacCCTTCTAATAATTGTGTAGCAGTGTCCTACTGTGGTTTTAAACTGTATTTCTCAGATAttttatgatgttgagcattttttcatttgttgatttGCCAGCTGTACGTCCCTTTTggcaaaatatcttttttatacttttgccaagtttttaagatatatataaaagaatgaaacaacaAAGACTTATTCAGAACTTTATTCACTCTTTAGTGATGTGACATTTTTGCAATAAAAAGAATTGCTTTTAAATGCCAGAAGAATATTTCCTAAATCATCTTCTGCTATACACAATACAGTGGCCACACACAGCATATACTTTACAGTTTAATATGCATTAACATGTTCTCCATCACATAAGTCTAAATatctaacaataaaataaataaagccatcaCTTGTAGTGTTTGCAGTTTCCCCagtgtaaatattcccaccacTGTGAAAACCACCACTGTGATATCACTGTAGCTGGAGTTCCAAGGTGCCAGGAGTATGCTAATCTATCTTTTTTCCCACCATAGCGATCCAGTGGCCACAAATAACCtcaagaacacagaaaataaatgtagTGGAGTGACTAGAAAGGtacaagtttttatatattttcaagcaGTTTCGTTTTGATATAATTGCATAAAATAAGCTGCACATATTTCAAACGTATGTGTTCATGTACTTGGTTACCACTTAAACCAAAAGCTTCCTATTACCACCCCTCATTtccccctgtttttattttaaagaggtgGCTCCCAGAtatttgagaaagacatttctgtTCATAAAGGTGGAATAAAAGGGAGAGACCTATCTTTCAAAGGGATATTCCTTAAAGAGATGCAGAATTAACAAGTTTTCTAAGGTaaatgaggaaagggaggggagtaGAAACACcccattgtctttctttctttttttttaatgtttatttttgagagcgagcaagagagagacagagcacgagttagggaggagcagagagagagaggaagacacagaatctgaagtaagcaggctccaggctctgagctgtcagcacagagcccgatgtggggttcaaactcatcaactgtgaaatcatgacctgagctgaagtcagatgcttaaccaactaagtccatcaggtgccccaaacacctcattttcaaaagagaattaagcctcttatttttaatttatatttgtctttacaTGACATACCTGTGATGAAGGAGCATGaagcaagctgagggcaaagtacaagttagcacacacaccctccccaggTGGGACATGaatgatattccttggacactcccagctgccccaaaacaggaaaggacaaaacaaacaaaccaaacaaacaaacatacaaaaacatgGATAAACTGATAAGAGTCTCCACCattttaccagaaaaaggcaatcccatggtagcctaaagtccaggaacttcctactgtcttaatgttaatgccttgctagagagaaaaacaaccttagcttgacaagaGCTAGGCTTCCAATAAGTCTTCAGcatgtgaaagtctctttggaaactccgTCTTGACTTTATCTACCCTCTGGACTTTATCTCCCCTGACTCCATAAAACACTCACccccacaaccccagtgcagctcttcctgcccacgggtcctgtccttgtgctttaataaaatcacctttttgtacaaaagacatcttcaagaattctttcttggtcgtcAGCTCCAGACCTCATGAACTCCCCATCACTCTAAAACTCCATCACCTGGAAACACAAAAAGCATAACTGTGTTTCCTTAGCACATAGTTCCACAGCCTGGAATCAACATTTCAGATATCAAATGTAACCAGTATGTGGTGATGATACCAAAGCACAGCCTGGAGACCAAAGTGGAGTGGGCACCCTGTGTGACAGATGTAGGCTTTAGGAGAGCCTAGATCCAGGTCTAGCCTGGGTCAACAGAAACAGATCAGAAAGAACTTTAATACAGgaaaagaattgttttatttGAGCCACATTAGTATAGCTGCCTAGGAAACGTGATCTTCATGAGGAAAAAAGTGCTCCAGAGAATGAACAGTTTTTATAggattatataatttttacataaagaGCCACAAATCAGTGTATCAGAGGTACGTTCTTGTAAGAGTTTAAAAAGATCATAGATTAACATGTAGGCAGGAATAACAAGTTTCAATGTCCAGGAATGCAAGGAGTAGGAGCACTGATCAATACTGTaagggtggggaaaaaaattgtaaGGGTGTACATTTAAGGCTATTTGTTTACAAAGCAGACATACAATTTATGCTTGATGGGCCATGAGTCAGGCTTTTAGTTCaaacaaattttaagtataattgtGCTGActtagaaagaaatctaaaatggcttcccttaggggcgcctgggtggctcagtcagttaagcttctgacttcagctcaggtcatgatctctgactcttgagttcgagccccgcatcaggctctgtgctgacagctcagagcctggagcctgcttcgaattctctgtctccatctgtctctaccccttccctgctcgtcctttctctctccctccctctctccctacctccctctctctctcaaaaataaacattgaaaaaattaaaaaataaataaaataaaatggcttccCTTATATATCGGgcttttagaatttttctctCATCATTTCTCCCTTTTGATCATATTCTTTCAACAGAAAGCATTGCTGATTATTTTGTCCCTCAATGCCAAGGTGACTACTCATTTGCCCTAGATCCAACATGTGCCTCCATTCTAGGCCAATTTAGGTTGCTTAGGAGTCTACATGGAGGTGTCAACAGTGCAGCCTTCAATAGGGTATATTATTACCATTTGTTCAGTGAGGATCCAATTGTTGTGCAAACACTCTATGTGTGctttgtggtttttctctttacatttttaataatatttatagcataaatacagaaatcataataaaaatccaATCAATAATATTTGAAGCAACCAATGGGGAGTAGGTACAGAATTAGAAGGGCAAGAGAAGAATCCAAAAAATCTATTACAGATATTTTGATAATcttgaattaatttaaatatgtttGCCCCCTTTATCCACAGTTATTTGTAATTTGTGATATGCTTGAGCTTTAAGATAAAATACATGCCTTACAAAACTACATAGGCCTTTACCCCCTCTTCTCTAGCTCTTGGAAccagaaatgtctttctcaagaaCCCAGGACCTGTCCCTTCAAAATGCAAAAGCATCAAGGGAGACAGCTCCTCTATTAGTTCCTGATAGTCCCCTGCCCCGGAGGGTGGGAGCCTCCTCTTCGTGGACACCTTGCTCCAACCCACAAAACTACCTCCCGTTATTAGGATGAGGTTTGTCTTTCCTCAATTCCTTTTCCAATAAGCTAACACAGATAGTCACCTCAATGACCAAGTTAGAACAAACTCCATGACAAATACTGCTGTCAAGCTGTCTTACTTGAGGACTAGTTACTGTGTATCTGAAATACATGTACCTACTGGGTTGTATCTGTTGGCTCTAGAAGgaagtgagatttttttcccctgtctttgCAGTTTCATGGTGAATGATGGCAATTCATGGCACATTGTGCCATTGACTAACAgtgttttctgtctctactgTCTCTGTGGAGAGGATCTGTGGGTGGAAGAAGATTGTTTTGTGTCCCCAACAGTTACCATCACACAAGTCTGCAGCAACAAACCTCATCGTCCGTCTCATCACTATTTAGTGTACACATCATGG
This genomic window contains:
- the LOC106989027 gene encoding LOW QUALITY PROTEIN: zinc finger protein 586-like (The sequence of the model RefSeq protein was modified relative to this genomic sequence to represent the inferred CDS: substituted 2 bases at 2 genomic stop codons), encoding MHICLVPDSRPGERCCICNECVKSFSQVSYLIRHQRGHTGERSYECSECGRSFSQNSNLIQHQRIHTEVRHYECYECRKSFHQSSALLQHRRVHTAKRPYECSECGKSFRYMSSLITHQRVHTGERPYECSESGKSFKKSSALLQHXRVHSGERPYECSKCGKSFCXNTVLHQHQRVHTTEKPYWCNEYEKSFRHISSLITHQKIDWRKAL